In Bacillus methanolicus, the following proteins share a genomic window:
- the recR gene encoding recombination mediator RecR, with amino-acid sequence MHYPEPISKLIDSFMKLPGIGPKTAARLAFFVLSMKEDTVLDFAKALVNAKRNLSYCTVCGHITDEDPCYICEDQRRDRSIICVVQDPKDVIAMEKMKEFNGLYHVLHGAISPMDGIGPEDINISDLLKRLQDETVQEVILATNPNIEGEATAMYISRLLKPSGIKITRIAHGLPVGGDLEYADEVTLSKALEGRREI; translated from the coding sequence ATGCATTATCCGGAACCGATATCCAAGCTGATTGACAGCTTTATGAAATTGCCAGGGATCGGCCCGAAAACGGCCGCACGTCTGGCTTTTTTTGTACTGAGTATGAAAGAAGATACAGTCCTTGATTTTGCAAAAGCTTTAGTAAATGCGAAACGAAATTTATCATATTGCACTGTTTGCGGACATATTACTGATGAGGATCCTTGCTATATTTGTGAAGACCAGCGCAGAGACAGGAGCATCATTTGCGTGGTTCAGGACCCGAAAGATGTTATTGCAATGGAGAAGATGAAAGAATTTAATGGCCTTTATCACGTTCTTCATGGAGCAATTTCACCAATGGATGGGATTGGTCCTGAGGATATAAATATTTCGGATTTGCTGAAAAGACTTCAAGATGAAACTGTACAGGAAGTCATTTTAGCAACAAACCCGAATATTGAAGGGGAAGCAACCGCGATGTACATTTCAAGATTGTTAAAACCATCCGGGATTAAAATAACAAGAATCGCGCACGGACTTCCTGTCGGAGGAGACCTTGAATATGCAGATGAAGTAACATTATCAAAAGCCCTCGAAGGCCGAAGAGAAATATAG
- a CDS encoding YbaB/EbfC family nucleoid-associated protein: MRGMGNMQNMMKQMQKMQKKMAQAQEELGEKKVEGTAGGGMVTVIATGHKEIVEVKINQEAVDPDDVEMLEDLVLAAVNDALKKAEELANETMGQFTKGLNLPGIF; encoded by the coding sequence ATGCGTGGTATGGGTAATATGCAAAATATGATGAAGCAAATGCAAAAAATGCAAAAGAAAATGGCACAAGCTCAAGAAGAATTGGGAGAAAAGAAAGTGGAAGGAACAGCCGGCGGCGGGATGGTAACAGTGATTGCAACCGGCCATAAAGAAATTGTAGAAGTAAAAATCAACCAAGAGGCAGTTGACCCTGATGATGTTGAAATGCTTGAAGATCTTGTGTTGGCGGCTGTAAATGATGCCTTGAAAAAAGCAGAAGAGTTAGCGAATGAAACAATGGGTCAATTTACAAAGGGACTAAACCTTCCGGGAATATTCTAG
- a CDS encoding pro-sigmaK processing inhibitor BofA family protein: protein MEPIVVISILGALIILLLFAGAPVKPVRFVGQLFIKVLIGALLLFFLNAFGNHFGIYVPINLATSAVSGILGIPGLCALVVIQTWIL from the coding sequence GTGGAACCGATTGTTGTCATTTCCATTTTGGGTGCATTAATCATATTGCTTCTTTTTGCAGGGGCTCCTGTGAAACCTGTACGTTTTGTCGGGCAATTATTCATTAAAGTACTAATAGGGGCGCTTCTTTTATTTTTCTTAAATGCCTTCGGGAATCATTTTGGAATATATGTTCCGATTAATCTAGCAACTTCTGCGGTTTCCGGAATCCTAGGAATTCCCGGCTTGTGCGCGTTAGTTGTGATTCAAACATGGATATTATAA
- a CDS encoding YaaL family protein translates to MFFRRRRKGWLRKEFDQKLICQLEELKKQWENQKSLVEKSLDPSEDVICQAKLAEAKYFFLFKEAKQRKISIRK, encoded by the coding sequence ATGTTTTTTCGGCGACGACGAAAAGGATGGCTGCGCAAAGAATTTGATCAAAAGCTTATTTGCCAATTAGAAGAGTTAAAAAAACAATGGGAAAACCAAAAATCGCTGGTGGAAAAAAGTTTGGACCCTTCCGAAGATGTCATATGCCAGGCAAAACTTGCTGAAGCCAAGTATTTTTTTCTATTTAAAGAGGCGAAGCAAAGAAAGATTTCTATTAGGAAATAG
- the dnaX gene encoding DNA polymerase III subunit gamma/tau, producing the protein MSYQALYRVWRPQTFLDVVGQEHVTKTLQNALLQQKISHAYLFSGPRGTGKTSAAKILAKAVNCERAPVQEPCNECPACKGITDGSIPDVIEIDAASNNGVEEIRDIRDKVKYAPSAVKYKVYIVDEVHMLSIGAFNALLKTLEEPPKHVIFILATTEPHKIPLTIISRCQRFDFKRITAKAIVNRMKLIADQTGVDYEEGSLEVIARAAEGGMRDALSLLDQAISFSRDRVTVEDALTITGSVSQGFLNKLARAIYEKDVASGLEALEELLFSGKDPVRFIEDLIHYYRDMLLYKAAPSLEESLERVMIDEDFLALANEMSSDIIYELIDTLNKAQQDMRWTNHPKIFLEVAIVKLCQLEKPAFDQPSHDVQKLINRIEQLEDEIRQLKANGISVGQEPQNAVQNKPQRSTRRGFKAPVGRINEILKQATKPDLHVIKSSWGDMLDSLVGRQMRSQAALLNEAEPVAASSHAFIIKFKYEIHCQMAMENAKFLEAISGVLQELTGKRFEIVGVPEDQWFKIREEFLQGNHTDGKEDSSEAKEEDPIVAEAKKLFGEELIEIKE; encoded by the coding sequence TTGAGTTATCAAGCTTTATATCGTGTTTGGCGTCCACAGACTTTTCTTGACGTAGTCGGACAGGAACATGTGACGAAGACATTGCAAAACGCCCTGCTTCAGCAAAAAATCTCGCACGCTTATCTTTTTTCAGGACCCCGTGGAACAGGGAAAACGAGTGCAGCTAAAATTCTCGCAAAAGCTGTGAACTGTGAACGGGCGCCTGTTCAGGAACCGTGCAATGAATGCCCTGCCTGCAAAGGGATAACCGATGGTTCAATTCCTGATGTAATTGAAATTGATGCAGCGTCCAACAATGGGGTAGAAGAAATCCGTGATATTCGCGATAAAGTTAAATATGCACCGAGTGCTGTTAAATACAAAGTTTACATAGTAGACGAAGTGCATATGCTCTCCATCGGTGCGTTTAATGCGCTATTGAAGACTTTAGAGGAACCTCCGAAGCATGTTATTTTTATTTTGGCCACAACAGAGCCGCATAAGATTCCGCTAACAATTATTTCAAGATGCCAGCGGTTTGATTTTAAACGAATCACTGCAAAGGCGATTGTGAATAGAATGAAATTAATCGCCGATCAGACGGGTGTGGACTATGAAGAGGGGTCTTTAGAAGTCATCGCGAGAGCTGCAGAAGGCGGAATGAGGGACGCGCTAAGTTTGCTTGATCAGGCGATCTCTTTTAGCAGGGACCGCGTCACAGTTGAGGATGCATTAACGATAACCGGGTCTGTATCCCAAGGATTTTTAAATAAACTTGCCCGGGCAATATATGAAAAAGATGTGGCCAGCGGACTGGAAGCTTTAGAAGAATTGCTTTTTTCGGGAAAAGATCCCGTGAGATTTATTGAAGACTTGATTCACTATTATCGTGACATGCTGTTATACAAGGCAGCGCCCTCTCTTGAAGAATCGTTGGAAAGAGTCATGATTGATGAAGATTTTCTTGCGCTGGCAAATGAAATGAGTTCGGATATCATTTATGAGCTAATTGACACATTAAATAAAGCCCAGCAAGATATGCGCTGGACAAATCATCCGAAGATTTTTTTAGAGGTTGCGATCGTAAAGCTTTGCCAGCTTGAAAAACCGGCTTTCGATCAGCCATCACATGACGTTCAGAAGCTAATCAACCGGATTGAACAACTGGAAGATGAAATACGCCAACTGAAAGCAAATGGCATTTCTGTTGGCCAGGAACCTCAGAACGCTGTTCAAAATAAACCTCAAAGAAGCACGCGGAGAGGTTTTAAAGCACCGGTCGGAAGAATTAATGAAATTCTTAAACAGGCTACAAAACCGGATCTTCATGTCATAAAAAGCAGCTGGGGCGATATGCTTGATTCCCTAGTAGGCAGGCAAATGCGTTCCCAGGCAGCTTTATTAAACGAAGCTGAACCGGTGGCTGCGTCGAGTCATGCATTTATTATAAAATTTAAATATGAAATCCATTGCCAGATGGCGATGGAAAACGCCAAATTTTTAGAGGCGATCTCAGGGGTCCTTCAAGAACTAACGGGGAAAAGGTTTGAAATTGTAGGCGTACCTGAAGATCAGTGGTTTAAAATCCGAGAAGAATTTTTGCAAGGTAATCATACAGATGGGAAAGAAGATAGTTCGGAAGCGAAAGAAGAAGATCCGATTGTTGCCGAAGCCAAAAAGCTTTTTGGTGAAGAGTTAATTGAAATAAAAGAATAA